TGTGGGTGGCTAAGTTTGTGGGGAAGGCTGTAACGTAACGACAACATGCGGAAAACCACCCCCAAAAGCACTACTGGCTGCAACTAGAGAGGGTTGGGGTTGTTCGAAAAACCAACAAAGAATATAGTAGGGGCTTTGGAATTAAATATTTGAGTCCATTCAAACTATCATGGCTGCACCTATCTGCCCAAAAATTTTAACAAAACGGTTCACTCCCACCCTCAATATACTTATGGGGGCAATTCCAGTATAATGTCTAGGAATACCATTAGACATGCTtatgtgtatgttttttttacagctctGGCCGGTGCAGGCCAGTGGGCAAACTCAAGCCGATACTCATCCCATGCGGATTTCCAGCTCCGGCGAACTCCATTGACTTTGTCATTTTGATAAATCCCAAACTGTAGCAACACtgtaggaagggaaaaaaaagttaggTTAAAAAACACTATTAACATTAATAGCAACGTGTGGCTGCCTATgtgcccccccccttaaaaaaaaccccaatactcCACCGCATGCTATATCCCCCTTCAAttaagcctggccctaacctagtggtggtggggggggggggtgaagggtccctgcctagaagcggagtaatcaCCTTGATAGAGGCGACCCCACGGTCTTCATCCTGAATGTCCCTATAGAGGCCCCCGGAGAGATGAACTGAACAGCAAAGAACTACAGAAAAGAAAGCAGAAATAtaactgaaaaggaacccacaGCAACTTGTCTGCAAGTAGCAATACACCTAGCAGAGacaagctccaaactccaagtactccactatggaacggaataagcagcactgagcacaagtagggtgagaatataaagctactccacacctgaggactagcacagcaattagagaagcacacctccactcttctcccaggcatgactaatccagcatgcatctatGCAGTAAAGAAAGACAGCACCATCAGtatctgcacatggtgcattaacccttgtcctgcataacaaggtgacaggtcttggcctgcattGAGACCACCATACCACGATGCTGTTGCGACCGACAAGCTGCAACATTACCTTTCCTCTGAGGACTGGCCTATGGACCCTTAGGTCCTAGTTTATCAGGATTTCATTTATGAACATTTCTAACTAACTCATCTGTATTGACATTAGCCACTGGAGCCCACGTCCTCTCTTAAGGACCGTACCCCTGCCAAAGCACCAGATACTGCAGCCAGTTCGACCAGCATCTATGATGCGGTTGACCTCGAACTGCAGATTCCTGTTACCTAACACTGGCGAAGGAGGTGATGACCCAAGTGCAGGGTCTATCACTTTCTTAAGTAACAACATGTGGAACACATCAGTGATCTTTAGTGACCTGGGAATCTGGAATCTGAAGGACCCCAGGTTAATGTTCTCAGTGATcttaaaaggaccaataaaccgtGGACCCATTCCTTGTGGAAAACCAGACCAAATCACCCACCTGCAAGCTAAACCGCTCAGACTAACTGTTATCCGCCACCCTCTTAACTGTGTCTCCCTTGGAGGATGGCAAGTCCATGATAAAATCCATGGACCGATCATTTCTGAGTTTTTCTGGTACTGGTAGAAGCATTAACTTCCTGGCTGGGAGATGCCAAGGCGATTTGGCTCTAGCACAGACCTCGCatgcagaaacaaaacaaaaaacatcacttCTTAAAGACAGACACCAAAAAGCTCTACTTATCAACTTACGAGTATTGTTGCTTCCTGAATGACCTGCCAGCACAGAACTATGTAATTCAGAGAGTACCTGAAGCCTCAAATGTAGCGGAACAAAAGAATTTTCTTTAGGCAGACCAGCAGGCAACAAATCTTTTGTGTTATGGATCAGCTCCACAAGATCCCAAGACACCGCGGATACCACCACCCCCTTAGGCAGAAAGGGTGCACAAAATTCATCGGAGACTACCAGAACCGAACTCCTAGAGAGAGCCCCCACCTCAACTACAAAAGATTTGGACAAGTCTGGCTGTACAAGAATAGTGCTATCCCCCAGCCTATGAGGTGGTAACATCAGCGAAACCCTTGATGTACTCAATTAATTTCTCAGTTAGTACCGCAGTGACATTAACTGACATGCAATTCTGTCTACACAAAGGATTCACCTGAACTacgtctcccttttcccagtCTACCTCTGGGTTGTGCAACTCCAGCCATGGCAAACCCAACAGCACCTGTGTAGGGAGAGACTCCATGACAAACAACATTATTTTCTCTGTATAGAATAACCTAATATTTAGATAAACATCTTAAACTAAAAATTGTAAGCACTTCTGGGACAGTGAAGCTGAAACAATGGCTGACATAGGTATCGTGCAGTCCAAGGGTCTAATATCAAGTTTTAACTGTCTGGCCACCTCATAATGGATTAAATTGACTCCAGCTCCACCATCCCAAAAAAATTCCACTGGACAACTATTCCCAGCAATAAGAATCTCTGCAGGAAGGACCAACCTAAAGGGCGATATCCAGCTGACTAGCGGACCCATAAGGAACTTCCGCTTAACCTCCAGGCCAACTAGTTCCCCTGATTAAGACCCCCGAAAAGGACATATCTGTATGAAGTGTCCTCTACGGACACAGAAAAAACAGTAACCTCTGTCCCCCTGCTTCTCCCCTTTTCACCACTCCaccagataataataataataataatctttatttgtatagcgccaacttattccgcagcgcttcaaAAAGCCTAATTGCATGGGTTCACCATGCTCCACGGCTTCTACTGAAGATGCAAAGGGTAGATCACTCGATACCAAGGATGGTTCACTTGCTGCTCTCTCAACTGCTAATCAATTCGTATGGCTAGGGACATGGCCGCATCAAGAGTTCCAGAACAATCTTGTTGACCGTTCTATATGCATCGGCACATATTTCAGtcacatatgttccatttttcatggtgTTACGTTTTTCGCTgcatatattcgcccatgtggactgttgcattggaaaccaatgcttcacattggTAGTGTATATATGGTCGGGTGTGAAAACGCAGTgtttatgcactcgtgtgaaataACCCTTATTCATATAATTTGTGTGCTTTTGGTAGTATCACAGGAGAATAAAGCATCTATCTAGGTGGATCATCGGCTTTTGGCATTTCATTCGTACAGGAGTTAGTGGTAGATTGCGGTTTTAGCCAACAGCGTTTACTATAGGGGGTTTTGTCTATTCAGGAGTGCCATGGTTCATttctatatatattctttataaaATACTTTATTTTATAAAATAATCTTTAATTCAATGATTTATTTTCTGTTAACGAGAGAGGTTATTACTTTAATTACACCAGAAACATTTGAAGTCTTTCCTCATCCAATTAAATAAATTGCTCTTCCTGGAAGATTCctatgaggggattgtattctgGTGTTTAATTCCCAATCACCCAAatcatatataaatacagcataaagGCTGTAGACGCTATAATCATGTCTCTGGAAGTCTGCTGTTTGTGTCCCTGTCAGTTCTTGTACCATATGTCTTATCTGCTTCACATGCTCTTTATATTAATAGGATGAGTCTCACTTTGCATTAAACACTGATGGATATAACAGCAGGTCACTTCATGGACGGTGGGTATCTGTTCTACAAAAAGTTTATAATTCATTGCTAGAAAGGAGAAGTCATTCCATTATGCTACCCATTACTGTCAAATCCACTTCTGGCCTTGGCTCAAAATGTGCTGAAAGAAAGCCACAAAGACTgagacttttctttttttttatgttgtctgtgaaagTTTGAAACCGGGCTCACAGTAGgaaatatgtttaaataaaaCAAACTAAAAATTAACCAATGTTCATGTGTTAAAACAACCGTCTGgcactggacaaacaaagatggctgcacttaTTCTCTGACTGCCTACTGCATGCTTATACTAATGAAGCATACTAATGTacagcgtgcatcaggtagtcagagaagcagtgaggCTATCTTTGTTTGCCCAGCCATGGAGTGTAACTTTAAAATCCCTGTGGCTCTATCACTCTTCATTTAATTCGCTACAGCTACGATATGCCATACATCCACACAATCAATAACCTCAGTGGTAGCGCTTCATGTACAGCTCAAGGCTACTGAGGCTCGTGATTGGCTGGAGCAATCACATGGGTGtacgtgatgtcatcactgaagaAAAACTAAACAAGGACTGGAAGGGACCATCAGAGCAGCCATGCTGGATCAGGAGTTGATTTAATGGGTGAGTAATGATTGTTCTTCATGTTCCATAATAAAGAGCAAAGTGTAAGTTTAAGCAGATCAAAGTTGCATTAGGTGGAACTGATTCCCAAAAGATCTTGGTGTGGAGTGAATCAGTGATGCACATTTTGAATGGAGAAGATTTTTAATTGTTCCCTTCTTTTGGCAGAAGTCACTAACAATCTAATGTCTATGGTGTTACCTCTTCCCAGATATCTCTGGCTGATCATACAAATAGAGCAATTtttaacatgactggcacatcGTGATAACTCAGTTTACAGAATTGTAGTACGTTGtagctaaaggggttgtactagttATATAAAGTTGTCCCAGTAAAATAGCAAATAACTGATGGTGACTGCTCTCTTCTTGTCCCCCACAGTCAGCTTTGTTCTCTGGTCTCTGCTGTGctgttgtttacaggctgcagtcagcctgttgcTTAAACCAATGACAGTGCTCAATGATCATTgccgagtgctgtcattggctgcagcagcttgtttgtaggctgctcaggctgactgcagccataAAGACGATATCACTGGTGAGACCAGAGCCAGTGGCAGAGTACGAGAGGGGCGCAGGGAGCTGTTAGTTATTTTACACCACTGGGGACCCATTAAGAAGTACTTTATAGTCGGACAAGTTTTCATAATATGTAAAATGTCatattaacatttgctacatttttatagttttttttatccaTGATCAATTGTTTCTATTGAGTTATGAAAAGTGTTCCAGCCTAACCGTGGGTCTCCTAGCCCAAACTCAGGCATCATGGGAATTATAATACTGTGAGCTCTGGCCTTATAAAAATAACATGCCAAGTCAGGAAAATAGCAACAATCCTTGATAAAACTGGGTGTTTCCAATAACATTAGAATGTGATCATCATTGTTATGTTTCTATGTGAGTTTGAACTTTATAACTTTTAGGTATTATCTTCTCAGCCAATCCTGTTGACCATCTGATAACTATTTGGACACAGCATGTTTTtgtcttaattgtttttcagcaaGTATTTCTAATACATTTTTTGTATTCTCATAGGACGCATACGCCATTCTAGAGCCTTCTTTATGAACCAGATGGAAGCattgcaataaaaaaacacaaaaaagtctGCTGTTCCTAGGACTTGGTGAGGTCATGATGACTTATCCATGTTAATTAGCAAATCCATGAAAGTTTCGGCAGTAGAATCCAGTGGGCCAGTGCATTCTAAAAATTGGGGTTGTCAAGTTCAGTTGAGCTATTCCCTATTTTTGTGAGTTGTTCTTTCTTATACCCAGCCTACTGTACGTTGGGATAAGTCACCAATTCATAATTTGGCTTTTTGTGTAAGTCAAGCTTTCTGTGCATCTGGTCCATCTTGTCAGTTCCTTTTAAATGCCTTGTCTGTCCATTCAATCTCTTCCCATAAATCAGGATTTAGCCCTGATGAAACAGTgtatgagcaatcattttgctagCGGTATAACTATGATTATATCTGTGGTTAATGAACTTGTTAAAAATCCTATTTCTCCATTGAAGTCTCTAGATTGTCTCCATTGGAGTCTCTAGATCGCTGCCAAGATGACTGAGCAAAATGGAGAGTAACAAATAGAATAATACAACCCGTCACTCTTAGACAATCCTTTTTGCTAAAATGATGTATGTATTTGGATACAGAAAGTCATTTATGTTGGAATTAGTCAGTATGTAGCATCTTCGTTGATCATATTGGACATGTATACATCATTTAAAAATAGAGGGTTGGTAGAGTGGACAGCGGGACAGCGATGCTTTAATTATTTAGGGCTTGTGTGGGTGAAACAGGAAAGTTGTATGAGAAGTCTGCTAAAGAAGGATCCTTTTCTTAGAAGAAAACATACAGGAAAACATTGCCCGAAGGAGAAGGCCATGTGGTTTCCTTcttctctgcagtgtatataataTGATTATTAGGCTTGAGGAAGCATTACAATTGATTCTAGTGTAGGACGCCTTTTCATAAAGCTTAACTTATTGAATAAGGAAATATAAAAGCAATTAATTTGATGGTGACAGAGAATGTGTGGGGAGAACCAGACATTTCTGACAGAACTGGTCCTTCTGGGCTTTAGAGATATGCACCAGGGCAAGCTCATAGTCCTCCTAATGTGTCTTCTAATCTATTTGATCATTTTGGCTGGAAACATTCTCATTATTGGCCTGATTGTCACTAGCCCAAGGCTCCATTCTCCTATGTACTTCTTCCTCTGCAACCTGTCTTCTTGTGAAGTTATTTTTACAGCCAACATCATGCCTAATATGATCTACATCCTGTGGAGAGGTGGTGGCACAATCTCCTGGAGTGGTTGTATCACCCAGTTTTATATATACTCTGCTTCTGGGAGTACCGAGTGTCTTGTTCTTACCCTAATGGCTTTTGATCGATACTTAGCCATTTGCAACCCCTTAAGATACACCTCCATCATGAATTCCCAAACTTGTGCTCATCTGGTGGTCTGGGCTTGGCTTTCCGGCTTCCTAGGAATGTGGATAATAATCATAACACTATGCAACCTACATTTCTGTGGCTCAGGTATAGTGGTGGATCATTTTTTTTGTGACTTAGAACCCATTTTACATTTATCTTCATCTGATACCTCGCTGGTGGAAATGGAAACTCTGGTGTATGCCATGTTAATGGGAATTCTTCCTTTTGGGCTCATCATCTTAAGCTATCTGGCCATATTTTGTACCATCATTAGGATTCCCTCAGAGATAGGAAGACAGAAGGCCTTTTCCACTTGTGGCTCACATCTGGCCTCAGTCTGTATATACTTTGGGACAATACTCATCCTCTACTTGGTTCCATCACAGAAACGTTCAGTGGAAATCAACAAAATCCTCTCTCTTTTCTACACCATATTAACTCCCTTGTTCAACCCAATAATATACAGCCTGAGAAATCAAGAGATGCAGGCCTGTTTTGCAACATTGATCTACGTTTTCTTCCCAAAAAGTAATAGACAATGTGCAAAAATCAAAGCAGTAAACAAGAATCATTCGACTGAATAATGAAAAAATATCAGTTACCATTAGATCAGTTTCGcaaaatgtacacaaaaatatcctgcAGGTGAAGCATTAAAGCTGTTGGctcacaaaataaagttatcctctatccacagctttctgatcagtggggattcgaCTGCTACGGCCCCCAGCAATCCCAAGAACATGGGTcctaaaggtcccattgaatggagcagcatttgAGCATGAACATCTATGTCCTATTAATTTCAGTGGCAGATTGCCAAacacttgaacttggctatctttggcaatcacattgaaatgaatggtgcagTAATGAACATGCTTGACTGCAACTTACTTCATTTAAGGACCTTTGGGACCTATaggggtcccagaggttggatGTTCACCAAGTAAATATATTGTCGATAGGGGATAACCTaatttggtgggacaacccctttaatagtaataTGTGTATCCAACATATATAAAAGGGATTGTCTATATGCCCaagtgtgatttttctttttcccagtGGGAGAGGTAAATGGGCCACTGCCAGATCACCTACAGGAATCAATGATTAAGTCTATCCTGTCAAAATCTGAGGGTTTGGTAAAAAGATTTATCTAATGTGTTTGGCTGACTTTAACACCTTGGTGACAGGCAACATATATGTATGTCGCAACCACCCAGGTATTAGTACCAAGCGCTGTACATGAATGATGCTTATGCAATGTGGGCTCAGGAGATAAGCCTGTCCTATCATCAGCGAGGGTCACCTGTAACTGACAGACTACCGCTGCTGGGTTTGGAGGTCTCTCCTATCCTAGCGATATAATCCCATACATGCTGCTATCAATACAAACAGGGGCATCTATGAGATTTGGAGTGGGCACTTCCTTCACCCCATCGGCACCCCTCCAACTGATTGCAGAGTGCCAACAGTTTCCATGGCAGCAGGAGGCCAATTGATGGCCTCAGCGTTAGTCATTTACAGTGGACTCCGGTAGTCAGTTTCATCACAGTTAGTCAAGAAAGTGATGGTTTCACATAATACACTGTATATAAGTAGTACATTGTAATATGTAAAAGATTGATCACATTATCAAGTCCCCTTGCGGGACaaataaatctttttttaaaaaatgaataaaaaatgttttcaggTACAAACCCCTCCCCTAAAAATGAATCTAAAAATCACCATTATTCTAATAAAAAAACATTCATTATTGGAAAAAATTGAGGTAAAACAATTCCCCACAAACTTGGAACTGACAGCTTCAGAATGACTATTATATTATGTATCCCATATGGTGAATGccgctaattaaaaaaaaaaaatagcaaaattgcTATCTTTGTTCATCTCGACTCACcaaaggaacaaaataaaaagtcatcaaaaatGCATATGCTTGGGGTTTTACTAGTAATTCATAATGTTGTGGTGTACGTACCATGAGCTGTGCAGAGTATATCAGGGCTTGATCATATTTTTTTACAGGGTAGATGGGAAAGAACAGCAAAATTTCCGAAATTCCAGCATCATATATGTCAATACCTCATGATAAATTATTGCTGGTGCTATCGCACTGTCTGAATAAATACACCACATTTTCAGAAGAATTGAAGGAATATCTTGTTTCTACGAGGTCTTTTAACCACAAAATACTTTCATCGTGTTTAATGCTGAATACTAGCTGCAGGATTGCGGCTCACCTGTGGGCTCCTAGGCTAGCAGTGTGGCAGGAAAGTGTCATGTATAGTAATGATGCTCTTCATGTGGAGGGATGTGGTCTGGTACGGCAGGTACATAGGTGACCTCCTATTAAttggatggtggtggtggtggtggtggggatttCATGTCTGTGCCAGACTTTGTCTCCCACTTGAACAGCAGTGATATGAATTTGCATTTCACTTATAATGTATCAGATGTGAACATTTCTTTTACTGCTTGTGGGCGACTGACTGTCAGGGAGGATTTCTACAAAATTATACATGAAACCCATtactggtaactagagatgagcgagcaccaaaatactcgggtgctcgttactcgagacgagctttttctaatgcttgagagctcgtttctagtaatgaaccctattgaagtcaacgggaaactcgagcatttttttaaggtgacccatgctctgcattgttttcaatggagccgcggctgctgctggcggctccattgaaaacaatggtctgccggcacccctgaaatgtttacatagaagcccttccctaaaaaacaataattttagggtaaaataaataaatttacctctagaccgctgccgtgtcccccgcagggatgaagaacacatctgtcgcatgcagcagatgtttccttcatccccactagtaaaaagaattccctgctgctacatttgcCAAATGAATGACAGGctagagttgcctgtgattggctgagccccttagccaatcacagagtcggggacagtgcagagaagacgcacctgagccccggcagctgaaggtaggcgaatatgtattttttttgttttttaaactacttttaatgtttttttagggaagggcttatattcaaaactcttccctgaaatccattgacggggtgccggcagcaggattctctactgcagctgtcatgtgtgacagctgcgataaggaattgaaaaattcctctgctgcatctgtcacagatgtggcagatatagcagcagggaattttctTTACTAGAGGGAATGAAGGGAACATGTGTttgtcatccctgcgggggacacggcagtggcggagaggtaagtttattcatttatcctttttttttttacactaaaattattgttttttggggaagggcttatatgtaaagcccttccatcaAAAACAATTtgggggtgtcggcagaccactgtcttcaatggagccgctggcagcatccgcggctccattgaaaacatgcgGGGAGGTGCTCGTTTCTTGAGCACCGCttagtgctcgatcgagtaacgagtactctcgagtatgctaatgctcgaacaagcatcaagctcggacgagcatgctcgctcatatctactgGTAACTCATTGTTGTCTTCAAGAAATAGGGATTATACAGATACATTGACTGAACAGGGACTGTATCTAGCCATAAATGTAATAACAAGTCGACATAGACTGGAGACATGAAAGCTACACAAATGTAACAGAATATTCTAAGGATTACAATAAAATGCCTCGATTATTCAAATATATTTACCCATTTTACATACAGATGATACACTTTAGCATATTTTAATTGAAGGTTGCCATTTTCAGCTACGTGGGGTATGACTATAGgtcatgttctttctcccccaGTGATGGCTAAAAGAATTAATGCCACAGCTTGGTTAACCCTTAAGAGTTCCTATAAATGTGGTCTGTTTGTGGTTGATGCAAATATATGACGAACAGTAAAATTGTTTCATCTTATGCAATATATAAGGATTTTACAATTTCATCTTTCATAAATTGTTTCACTATACATGTAGCATATGTTATCAACTGCTGCATATGTAATAAGTATGTCAGGTCTACTGGAAGACAATTGGAGGTGTATTGCAGAACATGTACATGTTTCTCTAAATGCCAGTAACCCCAGGATTTCTGCTGTATCGCAACACTTTTTATCTGTACATTCAGGAGACCTCGTGTCTTTTCAAGTTGTGGGTATAGAGAAGGCTGTTAGCCCTCATAGAGGTGGTGATTGGGAGGCAAATTTGAGAAATAGAGAGGCCTTTTGGATGATGATGTTGGACAGTCGATCAGatctactatatactgtatatattgacATTTTGTGACTGCATGTTTTATTGTAACTTAACTTTGATATTTATGATATTATTTGCATCTACTGTGTTTGATTATTCACCATGGGGGTAGAAGTGGTTGCTTCTAAACCAGAGCAGGAAGTTGAGAATGCCATTGCGAACGGCCCATTGTATGAGGTTTGAAATGCGAAAATAGCGTTCCTTGTTTTATCTTTCTGCTCCTGTGAAGATGCTTTCAAGGAATATACAATAAAGGCCAAGTATTTATTATATCCAATTTGAGTGCTGGAGGTAATCGTATGTTTTGGAACTGAAAGTGaacacaaaatggtaccaataaaaatcatAAGCTTTTTATAAAAACAAGCCCGAATAGAGCTcctagatggataaataaaaaaaaaacaacttctgtTTCCCAGAATTTGATGGCATATGATATAGGAAAAGTGCTTTTTTGTGCAGAGGTAGTAAAACATACAGCAGTATACAAACTGGGTATTACCATAATCAACATAGGAAATAAACATAACATATTATTTATGCTGCACAGGAAACACTGtaatataaaaacattaaaaacaataaaagatcACTACACCTCCCGAAAACAACATAAATAGATCAAAAAGTCACGTGACCCGAAAATGGAACCACAAACATGTCAAAttatcccgcaaaaacaagccctcatccagCACCGTAgggggaaaaaatacaaaagttatgtctctgtgaATGTGGCAAGGAAAGCAATTTTAGCTAGACTACTAAAGAACACAATAAAAAGCTATGAAAATTTGCTTGTATCCTGAAATAGTAATAATGAAAACAGCTTAAAACTACATACATTTGGTATTACAGTAATTATGTGAATATAGATTACTTATATTTgtactgcatggtgaatgccatagaagaaaaaagaaaaacagttaCATGGTTGCTGTTCTGTTCCAccttccaccccctcccccttcctttaaaaaaatgtatcaagCTGCAATGTACTCTGCACAGTTTCCAGTACATGCACCCCAACATTATAAATTGACAAACAAGTAAGACCGCAAACGATAattcactcattgtcaaaaaacaatccctcacctagaagaagttgttggggTCTAATTAAACTttatctgtgtgattgtaacgttgataaaaGCAAAGATTATAATATTAGACTGAAAAGATCAcacaagccaacaatg
The nucleotide sequence above comes from Eleutherodactylus coqui strain aEleCoq1 chromosome 2, aEleCoq1.hap1, whole genome shotgun sequence. Encoded proteins:
- the LOC136610408 gene encoding olfactory receptor 11A1-like is translated as MCGENQTFLTELVLLGFRDMHQGKLIVLLMCLLIYLIILAGNILIIGLIVTSPRLHSPMYFFLCNLSSCEVIFTANIMPNMIYILWRGGGTISWSGCITQFYIYSASGSTECLVLTLMAFDRYLAICNPLRYTSIMNSQTCAHLVVWAWLSGFLGMWIIIITLCNLHFCGSGIVVDHFFCDLEPILHLSSSDTSLVEMETLVYAMLMGILPFGLIILSYLAIFCTIIRIPSEIGRQKAFSTCGSHLASVCIYFGTILILYLVPSQKRSVEINKILSLFYTILTPLFNPIIYSLRNQEMQACFATLIYVFFPKSNRQCAKIKAVNKNHSTE